One genomic segment of Vibrio quintilis includes these proteins:
- the fmt gene encoding methionyl-tRNA formyltransferase gives MTESLRIVFAGTPDFAARHLAALLSSEHEVIGVYTQPDRPAGRGKKLTASPVKELAATHQIPVFQPENFKSDDDKQVLKDLNADIMVVVAYGLLLPRAVLDTPKYGCINVHGSILPRWRGAAPIQRSIWAGDKETGVTIMQMDIGLDTGDMLNIATTPIMPDDTSASMYEKLAELGPGALLETLSQVKQNQTQPIRQDDDLACYAKKLSKEEAKIDWTQPADHIERCIRAFIPWPMCFFDVAEQNIKVWRAQLSEHHAEHPAGTIIQADKTGIHVSTGKGVIVLQELQIPGKKAMSVQNILNSRAEWFQPGTQLS, from the coding sequence TTGACTGAATCTCTTCGAATAGTCTTTGCAGGTACTCCGGATTTTGCCGCCCGTCATCTGGCGGCATTATTGTCTTCGGAGCATGAAGTTATTGGCGTTTATACACAACCAGATCGCCCTGCTGGGCGTGGCAAAAAATTGACTGCAAGCCCGGTAAAAGAACTGGCTGCCACACATCAGATTCCGGTGTTTCAGCCTGAAAATTTTAAATCTGATGATGATAAACAGGTTCTCAAAGATTTAAATGCTGACATCATGGTTGTGGTTGCTTATGGATTACTATTGCCACGTGCTGTTTTAGATACGCCCAAATATGGCTGTATCAATGTTCATGGTTCCATTCTTCCCCGCTGGCGCGGCGCGGCGCCTATTCAGCGTTCAATCTGGGCTGGTGATAAAGAAACCGGGGTAACCATTATGCAAATGGATATCGGGCTGGATACCGGGGATATGCTGAATATCGCGACAACACCAATAATGCCTGATGATACCAGTGCATCAATGTACGAAAAACTGGCTGAACTGGGCCCGGGAGCTTTGTTAGAAACCTTGAGTCAAGTGAAACAAAACCAGACACAACCAATCAGGCAAGACGATGACCTTGCTTGTTATGCAAAAAAACTCAGTAAAGAAGAAGCCAAAATAGACTGGACCCAGCCAGCTGATCATATCGAAAGATGTATCAGGGCATTCATTCCGTGGCCTATGTGCTTTTTCGATGTTGCAGAACAGAATATCAAAGTCTGGCGGGCACAATTATCGGAACATCATGCAGAACACCCTGCAGGTACAATTATTCAGGCGGATAAGACAGGGATTCATGTGTCGACAGGAAAAGGAGTAATTGTGCTGCAGGAGCTGCAAATTCCCGGCAAAAAAGCCATGTCTGTTCAGAATATTCTGAACTCAAGAGCTGAATGGTTTCAACCCGGAACCCAGTTATCTTAA
- the trkA gene encoding Trk system potassium transporter TrkA, with translation MKIIILGAGQVGGTLAENLVGENNDITIVDKSSERLRELQDKYDLRVVTGHASHPDVLQEAGAQDADMLVAVTNTDETNMLACQVAFTLFNTPNRIARIRSPEYLAEKETLFHSGAVPVDYLIAPEELVTGYIERLVQYPGALQVVSFAKDKVSLVAVKAYYGGPLVGNALSALREHMPHIEARVAAIFRQGHPIRPQGTTIIEADDEVFFVAASNHIRSVMSELQRLEKPYRRVMIVGGGNIGSSLAKRLEHSYSVKLIERDYKRAELLSEELENTIVFCGDAADQELLTEENIDQVDVFIALTNEDETNIMSAMLAKRLGAKKAMVLIQRSAYADLVQGSVIDVAISPQQATISALLTHVRRADIVNVSSLRRGAAEAIEAIAHGDEVTSKVVGRSVGDIKLPPGTTIGAIVRGEEVLIAHDRTIIEQDDHVVMFLVNKRYVADVEALFQPSPLFL, from the coding sequence ATGAAAATCATCATTCTTGGTGCCGGCCAGGTCGGTGGTACTTTGGCTGAGAACTTAGTTGGTGAGAACAACGATATAACTATCGTAGATAAAAGTAGCGAACGATTAAGAGAGCTACAGGATAAATACGATCTTCGCGTTGTTACCGGGCACGCCAGCCATCCGGATGTACTTCAGGAGGCCGGCGCACAAGATGCGGACATGCTTGTTGCTGTCACAAATACCGATGAAACAAACATGCTTGCCTGTCAGGTTGCCTTTACTTTATTTAATACACCTAACCGTATTGCACGAATTCGTTCGCCGGAATATCTGGCCGAGAAAGAAACGCTGTTTCACTCAGGCGCAGTTCCTGTTGATTACCTGATCGCGCCGGAAGAACTGGTCACAGGTTACATAGAAAGGCTGGTTCAATATCCCGGAGCCCTGCAGGTTGTTAGTTTTGCAAAAGACAAAGTCAGCCTTGTTGCTGTAAAAGCATACTATGGTGGTCCTCTGGTTGGGAATGCGCTTTCTGCACTACGGGAGCATATGCCGCATATAGAAGCCCGTGTTGCAGCTATCTTCCGTCAGGGACATCCGATACGACCACAGGGTACAACAATCATTGAAGCCGATGATGAAGTATTTTTTGTTGCTGCCAGTAATCACATTCGCTCAGTGATGAGTGAACTTCAGCGATTAGAAAAGCCATACCGACGGGTCATGATCGTTGGTGGCGGTAATATTGGCTCCAGTCTGGCAAAGCGCCTGGAGCACAGCTACAGCGTTAAACTCATAGAACGCGATTACAAAAGAGCTGAGTTGCTATCTGAAGAGCTGGAAAATACGATTGTTTTTTGTGGTGATGCAGCTGATCAGGAATTACTGACTGAGGAAAATATCGATCAGGTTGATGTTTTTATTGCTTTGACCAACGAAGATGAAACGAACATTATGTCAGCCATGTTAGCCAAGCGTCTTGGTGCGAAAAAAGCCATGGTTCTGATTCAAAGAAGCGCCTATGCCGATCTGGTTCAGGGAAGCGTCATCGATGTGGCTATTTCACCACAACAAGCGACAATATCAGCATTACTGACCCATGTTCGTCGTGCAGACATTGTGAATGTTTCATCTCTTCGCCGCGGCGCTGCCGAAGCAATTGAAGCGATTGCACACGGAGATGAGGTCACATCCAAGGTCGTAGGGCGGTCTGTTGGCGATATCAAACTCCCGCCAGGGACAACGATTGGTGCGATTGTGCGTGGCGAAGAAGTTTTAATCGCCCATGACCGGACCATTATCGAACAAGACGATCACGTCGTGATGTTCCTTGTTAATAAAAGATACGTTGCGGATGTTGAGGCTCTCTTCCAGCCCAGCCCCTTGTTCCTGTAG
- the def gene encoding peptide deformylase, with protein MSVLQVLTFPDERLRKVAKPVEKVTPEIQKIVDDMLETMYAEDGIGLAATQVDIHLRIVVIDVSETRDQPRVLINPEITEKRGEDGIEEGCLSVPGSRALVPRAAEITAKALDRDGNEYTFEAEDLLAICVQHELDHLLGKLFVDYLSPLKRKRIKDKLEKIKRANERNKKHE; from the coding sequence ATGTCTGTATTACAAGTATTAACATTTCCTGATGAGCGCTTACGTAAAGTCGCTAAACCGGTGGAAAAAGTCACACCGGAAATACAAAAAATTGTCGATGACATGCTGGAAACTATGTATGCCGAAGATGGTATTGGTCTTGCTGCAACTCAGGTTGATATTCACCTGCGTATCGTCGTCATTGACGTTTCAGAAACCAGAGACCAGCCCCGTGTTTTAATTAATCCTGAAATTACAGAAAAACGCGGAGAAGATGGCATTGAAGAAGGTTGCTTGTCCGTCCCGGGTTCCAGAGCCCTTGTTCCCAGAGCTGCAGAAATCACGGCCAAAGCACTGGACAGAGACGGAAATGAATACACATTTGAAGCAGAAGACCTTCTGGCTATTTGCGTTCAACATGAATTAGATCATCTGTTAGGAAAGCTATTCGTTGACTACCTTTCTCCACTAAAACGCAAGCGGATAAAAGATAAGCTGGAAAAAATAAAACGAGCCAACGAAAGAAATAAAAAACATGAATAA
- the purE gene encoding 5-(carboxyamino)imidazole ribonucleotide mutase, whose translation MKVGIIMGSKSDWPTMKLAAEMLDQFGVEYETKVVSAHRTPHLLADYASEAKERGIKVIIAGAGGAAHLPGMTAAFTSIPVLGVPVQSRALKGMDSLLSIVQMPKGIAVGTLAIGEAGAANAGILAAQIIGIHEPSVMAKVEQFRQSQTDMVLSNPNPDEE comes from the coding sequence ATGAAAGTCGGAATAATCATGGGATCCAAATCAGATTGGCCAACAATGAAACTGGCAGCAGAAATGCTGGATCAATTTGGCGTTGAATATGAAACAAAAGTTGTTTCTGCTCACCGGACACCCCATTTGCTGGCTGACTATGCCAGTGAAGCTAAAGAACGAGGCATCAAAGTGATTATTGCCGGTGCCGGTGGCGCAGCACACCTACCCGGAATGACAGCAGCCTTTACCAGTATTCCTGTACTTGGTGTACCTGTACAGTCTCGCGCACTCAAAGGCATGGACTCATTATTATCGATTGTCCAAATGCCAAAAGGGATTGCAGTAGGTACGCTTGCCATCGGGGAAGCCGGTGCAGCAAATGCAGGTATTTTAGCAGCCCAGATTATCGGTATTCATGAGCCTTCAGTCATGGCGAAAGTTGAGCAATTCCGCCAGTCTCAGACAGACATGGTCCTCTCTAACCCGAACCCGGATGAGGAATAA
- a CDS encoding DNA topoisomerase family protein: MSRNKINQQLFSAHAHALAEKGLCPQCQSPLQLRHGKHGSFLGCSSYPDCDYIQPLHQNDGHIVKSLGVNCSECGHELVLRQGRYGMFIGCSNYPECEHTEPFESHEQKPQKRLICPECHEGTLVERKSRFGKVFWACDCYPKCKFAVNSQPLEGVCSQCGFQLLVEKKTASGVKKICASKKCGYEEDGHGT, translated from the coding sequence ATGAGTCGAAATAAAATTAATCAACAGCTTTTTTCTGCCCATGCTCATGCGTTAGCAGAAAAAGGCTTATGTCCCCAGTGTCAATCTCCTTTACAGCTTCGTCATGGTAAACATGGTTCTTTTCTTGGCTGTTCTTCCTATCCGGATTGTGATTACATTCAACCACTTCACCAAAATGACGGGCATATTGTTAAATCACTTGGTGTGAACTGTTCTGAGTGCGGCCATGAGCTGGTATTGCGTCAGGGGCGCTACGGAATGTTTATCGGGTGTAGCAATTATCCTGAATGTGAACATACAGAACCATTTGAATCTCATGAGCAGAAGCCGCAAAAACGATTGATTTGCCCGGAGTGTCATGAAGGTACTCTTGTTGAAAGAAAGTCTCGTTTTGGTAAGGTTTTCTGGGCATGTGATTGTTATCCAAAGTGTAAATTTGCCGTTAATTCTCAGCCTCTGGAAGGTGTTTGTAGTCAGTGTGGTTTTCAGTTGCTGGTGGAAAAGAAAACAGCATCGGGTGTGAAAAAAATCTGTGCCAGTAAAAAATGTGGCTATGAAGAAGACGGCCATGGCACCTGA
- a CDS encoding 5-(carboxyamino)imidazole ribonucleotide synthase, translating to MHVLVLGAGQLARMMSLAGAPLNIRISAFDVVSEKIVHPLTQEILGSGLDTAIEQADVITAEFEHIPHDILHHCEKSGKLLPGAQAIKTGGDRRLEKNILDKSGVKSAKYYVIKTRDDFDHAIRHVGIPMVLKTALGGYDGKGQWRLQTSSDADEIWPEIQNSIDSTENQAVVAEEFVPFDREVSLVGVRDKTGKIVIYSLSENIHTKGVLSLSTSIDDPELQKQAHSMFSAVANTLNYTGVLALEFFDVGGKLLVNEIAPRVHNSGHWTQQGAETCQFENHLRAVCGLPLGSTKLIRPTSMINILGEDTLPEAILETDGCHIHWYGKEKRPGRKMGHINVCAEDYTGLQQTLASLAKVLDEESFPAVHQFTEV from the coding sequence ATGCATGTTCTTGTCTTAGGCGCGGGTCAACTTGCCCGGATGATGTCGCTTGCAGGTGCACCTCTGAATATCAGAATTAGTGCATTTGATGTGGTCAGTGAGAAAATTGTTCATCCGCTCACGCAGGAAATATTAGGCTCAGGACTGGATACTGCCATTGAACAGGCAGATGTCATCACCGCAGAATTTGAACATATTCCCCATGATATCCTTCATCACTGTGAAAAAAGTGGCAAATTACTCCCGGGAGCTCAGGCCATCAAAACCGGTGGTGATCGTCGACTGGAGAAAAACATCCTGGATAAATCAGGCGTAAAGAGTGCCAAATACTATGTCATCAAAACCAGGGATGACTTTGATCATGCTATCCGCCATGTCGGTATCCCAATGGTACTGAAAACAGCACTGGGCGGTTATGATGGTAAAGGCCAGTGGCGATTGCAAACAAGTTCAGATGCAGATGAGATCTGGCCGGAAATTCAGAACAGCATTGATTCAACAGAGAATCAGGCCGTTGTTGCAGAAGAGTTCGTCCCTTTTGATCGCGAAGTATCTCTGGTCGGTGTCCGGGACAAGACCGGGAAAATTGTTATTTATTCTTTGTCAGAAAATATCCATACAAAAGGAGTTCTCAGCCTGTCGACATCGATTGATGATCCAGAACTTCAAAAACAGGCTCATTCGATGTTTTCAGCTGTTGCGAATACGCTGAATTACACTGGTGTTCTGGCTTTGGAATTTTTTGATGTCGGTGGCAAACTGCTTGTAAATGAAATCGCGCCCCGGGTCCACAATTCGGGACACTGGACACAACAGGGAGCGGAAACCTGCCAGTTTGAAAACCATTTGCGCGCCGTTTGTGGCTTACCTCTGGGCAGCACAAAATTAATTCGCCCAACAAGCATGATAAATATTCTGGGTGAAGATACTTTACCCGAAGCAATTCTTGAAACAGATGGATGCCATATTCACTGGTACGGAAAAGAAAAGCGCCCCGGCAGAAAAATGGGGCATATAAATGTTTGCGCTGAAGATTATACCGGGCTTCAGCAAACCTTAGCTTCATTAGCAAAGGTTCTCGATGAAGAATCTTTTCCGGCAGTCCATCAATTCACTGAAGTATAG
- a CDS encoding L-threonylcarbamoyladenylate synthase translates to MNNFEQVVAALNENGVIAYPTEGVFGVGCDPDSPEAIQKLLKLKQRPVEKGLILIAADFEQLLPYIHVHQLTDEQLMRVRSTWPGPVTWIMPAGSKVSPWLSGQFDTIAVRVTDHPLVRQLCSEYGKPITSTSANLTGYPPCLTTEEVTEQLGSELDAILTGETGGRDKPSEIRDARTLEVLRKG, encoded by the coding sequence ATGAATAACTTTGAGCAGGTTGTTGCAGCCTTAAATGAAAATGGTGTGATTGCTTACCCTACGGAAGGCGTTTTTGGTGTCGGATGTGATCCAGACTCCCCTGAGGCCATTCAAAAGCTACTGAAATTAAAGCAACGTCCTGTTGAAAAAGGGCTTATTCTTATCGCGGCTGATTTTGAGCAGTTACTTCCATATATCCATGTCCATCAATTAACAGATGAACAGTTAATGCGTGTCAGGTCTACATGGCCTGGCCCTGTCACATGGATTATGCCTGCGGGCTCGAAAGTTTCTCCCTGGTTGAGTGGTCAGTTTGACACGATTGCCGTTCGGGTCACAGATCATCCGCTTGTGCGACAGCTTTGTTCTGAGTATGGCAAGCCAATCACATCGACAAGTGCAAATTTAACCGGATATCCACCGTGTTTAACAACTGAGGAAGTGACAGAACAACTTGGTAGTGAATTAGATGCGATTCTGACTGGCGAAACAGGGGGACGTGACAAACCGAGCGAGATCAGAGATGCCCGCACTTTAGAAGTTTTGAGAAAAGGATAA
- a CDS encoding YihD family protein, producing the protein MKCHRIEELLELLEPEWQKDSELNLMQFIIKLAQEAGYSEEIESLTDDVLIYHLKMRNSDKDEMIPGLKKDQEDDFKTAILKARGIIQSD; encoded by the coding sequence ATGAAGTGTCATCGTATAGAAGAGCTACTCGAACTTCTGGAACCTGAATGGCAAAAAGATTCTGAACTGAATCTGATGCAATTCATCATCAAACTGGCTCAGGAAGCTGGATACAGTGAAGAGATTGAATCTCTCACGGATGATGTTCTCATTTATCACCTGAAAATGCGCAACAGCGACAAAGATGAAATGATTCCGGGCCTGAAAAAAGATCAGGAAGACGATTTCAAAACAGCGATACTAAAAGCCCGGGGCATTATTCAATCAGACTGA
- a CDS encoding TrkH family potassium uptake protein encodes MLNFKSILFVLGLVLSKLALFMYVPTLVAFFSGTGGFLDFGQAVIITHIVAFICLTLGRTANFKLNVRDMFLITTLVWSVASAFAALPFVFINHISFTDAYFETMSGITTTGSTVLSGLDHMAPSILLWRSILQWLGGVGFIVMAVAVLPMLNVGGMKLFQTESSDWSDKSSPRAKTVAKNIVAVYLVLTLFCCIGYVLTGMTVFEAINHSFTTLSTGGYSTSDGSMNHFSNGAHWVATVFMFLGGLPFLLFVIAVKKKRAVELYKDAQVRGFFYLFMLTSTIVALWLNIHNGYPVLDAFRVAMFNIVSVLTTTGYGLDDFTAWGALPSTLFIFLMVVGACSGSTAGGIKIFRFQIAVTLLHKQMMKLIHPSGVFVQRYNSRPVNDDIIRSVVAFAITFFMTIILIAGILSAIGLDPTTSISGAITAVSNVGPGMGTIIGPTGNFSSLPDLAKWLLSFGMLMGRLEILTILVLFFPAFWRS; translated from the coding sequence ATGTTGAACTTTAAATCCATTCTGTTTGTATTGGGGTTGGTTCTCTCTAAACTAGCTTTATTTATGTATGTCCCGACTTTAGTTGCATTCTTCAGCGGGACAGGTGGCTTTCTGGATTTTGGTCAGGCTGTCATCATCACGCATATAGTTGCTTTCATTTGTCTGACTCTCGGCAGAACGGCCAATTTTAAATTAAACGTGAGGGACATGTTTCTGATTACGACACTGGTGTGGAGTGTCGCCAGTGCATTTGCAGCATTACCTTTTGTGTTTATCAATCATATCAGTTTCACCGATGCTTATTTTGAAACCATGTCCGGTATCACCACAACAGGTTCAACTGTGTTAAGCGGCCTAGATCATATGGCGCCCAGTATTTTACTATGGCGATCAATCCTGCAATGGCTAGGCGGCGTCGGATTTATTGTCATGGCAGTAGCCGTCCTGCCAATGCTGAATGTTGGGGGAATGAAACTATTCCAGACTGAATCATCTGACTGGTCCGACAAAAGCAGCCCCCGAGCAAAAACCGTCGCTAAAAATATTGTGGCTGTTTATCTTGTTTTGACCCTGTTTTGCTGCATTGGATATGTGTTAACCGGAATGACGGTGTTTGAAGCCATCAATCATTCCTTTACAACTTTATCAACCGGAGGTTATTCGACATCCGATGGTTCAATGAACCATTTTTCTAACGGCGCCCACTGGGTTGCGACCGTCTTTATGTTCTTAGGGGGCCTGCCCTTTTTACTCTTTGTTATTGCAGTGAAAAAAAAGAGAGCCGTTGAATTGTATAAAGATGCCCAGGTCCGTGGGTTTTTCTATTTATTTATGTTAACCAGTACCATCGTGGCACTCTGGCTGAATATACACAACGGATATCCGGTTCTCGACGCATTCCGGGTCGCAATGTTTAATATCGTATCCGTATTAACAACGACAGGTTATGGCCTGGATGACTTTACCGCCTGGGGAGCTCTGCCCAGTACACTATTTATATTTTTGATGGTTGTCGGCGCTTGTTCCGGCTCTACAGCCGGTGGTATCAAGATTTTCCGGTTTCAAATCGCAGTGACATTACTACACAAACAAATGATGAAGCTGATTCATCCATCAGGTGTATTCGTTCAGAGATACAACTCACGCCCCGTAAATGACGATATTATCCGCTCTGTTGTCGCTTTTGCGATTACATTTTTTATGACGATCATCCTGATTGCCGGCATATTAAGTGCCATTGGACTTGATCCAACAACAAGCATTTCTGGTGCAATCACAGCCGTTTCAAATGTTGGTCCGGGAATGGGAACAATTATTGGTCCAACAGGTAATTTTTCATCCCTGCCAGATTTAGCGAAATGGCTACTTAGTTTTGGCATGCTCATGGGAAGGCTGGAAATATTAACTATTCTGGTATTATTTTTCCCTGCTTTCTGGAGAAGCTAA
- the dprA gene encoding DNA-processing protein DprA, whose product MSLYADSEAENELLLWIKLSMTPRLGIKRLQKILRHDSLSSLSRYSKADWKHLGLKPDQIQYLTTGANGISDACMTWKCEVENRFILPYYASDYPALLKETAGAPPLLFVQGNTDVLSLPQIAIVGSRAASHPGRQDAWQFAKEFVSHGLVVTSGLAIGIDGHAHDGALQGGGQTVAVLGTGLNHIYPSRHRKLASRIIEGAGALISEFCPSEPPKPTNFPRRNRIISGLSVGVLVVEAAEKSGSLITAKYAAEQNRDVFVIPGSIHQAGYRGSNQLIRSGASLVFNPRQVMEEVGTLSSWTIDQKKNQQSELFPPLNVDKELPFAELLANVGVEATPVDILATRTNIPVYEVMRQLLDLELSGHVVAVTGGYIRKGRG is encoded by the coding sequence ATGAGCTTATATGCTGATTCTGAAGCAGAAAATGAACTTTTACTTTGGATTAAGTTATCAATGACACCTCGTTTAGGGATTAAGAGATTACAAAAAATACTGCGCCATGATTCTTTGTCATCGTTGAGCCGGTATTCAAAAGCAGACTGGAAACATCTTGGACTGAAGCCTGATCAGATCCAATATCTAACCACCGGCGCGAATGGTATTTCTGATGCTTGCATGACATGGAAATGTGAAGTAGAAAACCGCTTTATTCTTCCATATTACGCTTCTGACTATCCTGCTTTATTAAAAGAGACAGCTGGTGCACCCCCTTTGTTATTTGTGCAGGGAAATACAGATGTATTATCTCTCCCTCAGATAGCGATCGTTGGAAGCAGAGCCGCCAGCCATCCTGGCCGGCAGGATGCCTGGCAGTTTGCGAAAGAATTTGTCAGTCATGGGCTGGTTGTGACCAGTGGTTTAGCGATCGGTATTGATGGACATGCACATGATGGCGCTTTGCAAGGCGGCGGGCAAACTGTCGCCGTTTTGGGAACCGGTCTGAATCATATTTATCCTTCCCGCCACCGGAAGCTGGCATCCAGAATTATTGAAGGTGCGGGCGCTTTAATTTCTGAGTTTTGTCCTTCTGAACCGCCAAAGCCAACAAATTTTCCACGCAGAAACCGGATTATCAGCGGGTTGTCTGTTGGGGTACTGGTTGTAGAAGCGGCTGAGAAAAGCGGTTCTCTGATTACGGCAAAGTATGCTGCAGAACAAAACAGAGATGTTTTTGTCATTCCGGGGAGTATTCATCAGGCTGGTTACCGGGGGAGTAATCAGCTGATACGCAGTGGTGCAAGTTTGGTTTTTAATCCCCGGCAAGTTATGGAAGAAGTAGGAACACTCTCTTCATGGACAATAGATCAGAAAAAAAATCAACAAAGTGAGCTTTTTCCCCCATTAAATGTAGACAAAGAATTGCCATTTGCTGAACTGTTAGCTAACGTAGGAGTAGAAGCCACACCAGTTGATATTCTTGCAACCCGGACCAATATACCTGTCTATGAAGTTATGAGGCAACTTTTGGATTTAGAGCTTTCCGGACATGTTGTTGCTGTTACTGGTGGTTATATTCGTAAGGGGAGGGGCTAG
- a CDS encoding DUF494 family protein, which translates to MMMDILMYLFETYIHSDAELQVDQDELEDELLRAGFHQKEIFKALHWLEELASLQQSDVHSPLSVSATTAMRIFTEKESVRLDAECRGFLLFLEQIKVLTPETREMVIDRVMGLETAAFELDDLKWIILMVLFNVPGNENAYTLMEEWLYTNEQGILH; encoded by the coding sequence ATGATGATGGATATTCTTATGTATCTGTTTGAAACTTACATCCATAGCGATGCTGAGTTACAAGTTGATCAGGATGAGTTAGAAGATGAACTGCTACGAGCAGGGTTTCATCAAAAAGAGATCTTTAAAGCCCTTCATTGGTTGGAAGAGTTAGCGTCATTACAACAGAGTGATGTTCATTCCCCATTGTCTGTCAGTGCGACAACGGCAATGCGGATTTTTACTGAGAAAGAGTCGGTTCGTCTTGATGCAGAATGTAGGGGCTTTTTGTTATTCCTGGAACAAATAAAAGTTCTGACACCAGAAACCCGGGAGATGGTCATTGACCGTGTTATGGGGCTGGAAACCGCTGCGTTTGAGCTGGATGATCTTAAATGGATTATCTTAATGGTGTTGTTTAATGTGCCGGGAAATGAAAATGCTTATACATTAATGGAAGAGTGGCTCTATACAAACGAGCAGGGTATTTTGCATTAG
- the rsmB gene encoding 16S rRNA (cytosine(967)-C(5))-methyltransferase RsmB, with protein MNVRSAAASVVYQVVDKGMSLSAVLPEFQQKIRPRDQALLQEICFGVLRHLPQLEVIVRELMDKPFKGKQRVFHHLLLVGLYQIKMMRIPDHAAVGETVNATHDLKGSKLRGLINAVLRNYQRRQQELDLKSVQNNSAKYCHPGWLIRSLQESYPEQWQQIFEANNNKAPMWLRVNRTHHSRDDYLQLLKDSNIDVCLHSEAEDAIKLAAPCDVSKLPGFSQGWVSVQDAAAQLSVRYLKPQPEELILDCCAAPGGKTAHILEHVPEIKVVSVDNDEFRLKRVYENLNRLNLKAEVICGDARYPESWWHGGQFDRILLDAPCSATGVIRRHPDIKWLRRSEDINALATIQSEILDAMWAQLKPGGTLVYATCSIMPQENSQQIKSFLSRTENAQLIDSDENNPGRQILPGEEDMDGFYYAVLRKHVKK; from the coding sequence ATGAATGTTCGATCAGCAGCAGCTTCCGTTGTATATCAGGTTGTGGATAAGGGTATGTCTCTATCTGCCGTCTTACCGGAATTTCAGCAAAAAATCAGACCAAGAGATCAGGCACTATTACAGGAAATATGTTTTGGTGTTCTTCGTCATCTTCCCCAGTTGGAAGTTATTGTAAGAGAATTAATGGATAAGCCTTTTAAAGGAAAACAAAGGGTTTTTCATCATTTGTTATTAGTGGGGCTTTATCAGATAAAAATGATGCGGATCCCTGATCATGCTGCTGTAGGTGAAACCGTGAACGCAACACATGATCTAAAAGGCTCAAAGCTTCGGGGATTAATCAATGCTGTTCTTCGGAACTACCAGCGCCGGCAGCAAGAGCTTGACCTTAAATCAGTTCAGAATAACTCAGCCAAATATTGCCACCCCGGGTGGCTGATCCGCTCTCTTCAGGAGAGCTATCCGGAGCAGTGGCAACAAATCTTTGAGGCCAACAATAACAAGGCTCCAATGTGGCTGAGAGTCAACAGGACACATCATTCAAGAGATGATTACCTTCAATTGTTGAAAGACTCAAATATTGATGTATGTCTACACTCTGAAGCAGAAGACGCCATAAAATTGGCCGCTCCTTGTGATGTATCAAAATTACCGGGATTTTCTCAGGGTTGGGTTTCGGTTCAGGATGCTGCAGCTCAGTTATCCGTGCGATACCTGAAACCTCAACCAGAAGAGTTGATACTTGACTGTTGTGCTGCACCGGGAGGAAAAACCGCACATATTCTCGAACATGTGCCGGAAATTAAGGTTGTTAGTGTAGATAATGATGAATTCAGGCTGAAACGGGTATATGAAAACCTGAACAGATTGAATTTGAAAGCAGAAGTCATATGTGGCGATGCACGTTATCCGGAAAGCTGGTGGCATGGCGGACAGTTTGACCGGATATTACTTGATGCCCCATGTTCAGCAACAGGTGTAATTCGCCGCCATCCGGATATCAAGTGGCTGCGCAGAAGTGAAGATATCAATGCGCTGGCTACGATTCAAAGTGAAATACTGGATGCGATGTGGGCTCAACTGAAACCTGGCGGAACTCTGGTTTATGCGACCTGTTCGATTATGCCACAAGAGAATAGTCAACAAATAAAGTCGTTTTTATCTCGCACAGAAAATGCACAACTGATAGATTCGGATGAAAATAATCCAGGCAGACAAATATTACCTGGTGAAGAAGATATGGACGGTTTTTACTACGCTGTGTTAAGAAAGCATGTTAAAAAGTAA